A window of Nonomuraea angiospora genomic DNA:
CAGCCCGGCGGCCCCGACGAGCTGCTGGTCACCGGCATGACGGCACCCGACGTCGGGCGGCTGGCGGCGGTCGAGGGCGTGCCGCTGTTCGAGCTGGCCCCGCGCCGCGCGTCACTGGAGGAGACGTTCATGGAGCTCACCCGGGAGAGCGTCGAGTACGGGATGGCACGATGATCGACACGGGGATGCTGAAAGCGGAGTGGACCAAGTTCAGCAGCATCAGGTCCACCATGGTGCTGTCGGCGGCGACCGCCGCCGTCGCGGGGCTGCTGGGGTGGCTGTTCAGCAGCACGGCGGCCAAGGAGTACGCCACGGCCACGGCGCAGGAGCGGCTCGACTTCCAGCCGCTGGACCTGGGCATGCGCGGCGTGTTCATCGTGCAGTTGCTGGTGGCGGCGCTGGGCGTGCTGGTGGCCTCCTCCGAATACGGCTCCGGCACGATGCGGGCCAGCCTGGCCGCCGTCAGCAGTCGCGGCCGGCTGCTGGCGGCCAAGTGCGGGATCACCGTGCTGACCGCGCTGCCGGTGAGCGTGGCCGCGGTGTGGCTGATGTTCACGACGAGCCAGCTGACGCTGTCCGCGGGCGGAGCGCCGTCCGTCCTGCCCGGCGATCCTGTCGCGCTGCGGCTGCTGCTGTTCGGGCCGCTCGTGCTGACGCTCCTGGCGCTGTTCGGCCTGGCGCTGGGCGTCCTGCTGCGCGGCACGGCCGCCGCCGCGAACGCCAGCACCGCCTTCCTCCTGCTCCCCGTCATGGCCGGGGCGTCGCCGGGCTTCCTGCGCGATCTCATCGGCGTCTACTGGCCGAGCGTGGCCGCCCTCCAGGCCGTCACCGGGAAGTCCGAGCTGCCGGGGGCGGTGGGGTTCGGGCTGCTGGTCGGGTTCGTGGCGGTCATGCTGGTCGCCGCGTACGTCCAGCTCAAGAATCGCGACGCCTGACTACGCTGGACCGGGGAGGTGCCTCTCGTGGGAGAACGGCTGCTCGTGGTCGACGACGAGCCCACCGTCAAGGAGCTGCTCTCCGCGACGCTACGGTTCGCCGGCTTCACGGTGAGCTCGGCGGACAACGGCGCGCAGGCGCTGGAGTCGGCCCGGCGCGACCCGCCGGACCTGGTCCTGCTCGATGTCATGCTGCCCGATCTCGATGGGTTCGAGGTGATCCGCCGGCTGCGGAGCCTGCCCAGGGGCGGCGGGCGGCCCGGCCCCGTGCCCGTGCTGTTCCTCACGGCCCGGGACGCCACGGCCGACAAGATCAACGGGCTGCGGCTGGGCGGCGACGACTACGTGACCAAGCCGTTCGACCTGGAGGAGCTGCTGGCCCGCATCAGGGCCATTCTCCGCCGCACGGGCGCGGCCCCCGGCGATTCCACGCTGGTGGTCGGGGACCTCGAGGTCGATCCCGACGGCCACCAGGTCACCCGGGCGGGACGTCCGGTACGGCTGTCGCCCACCGAGTTCCGGCTCCTGCTCCACCTGGTGCTCAACGCCGGGCGGGTGCTGCCCAAGTCCCAGATCCTGGAGCACGTGTGGCGCTACGACTTCGCCGGCGACACGAGCATCGTGGACACGTACGTGAGCTACCTGCGGCGCAAGCTCGACGTCGGCGAGCCCAAGCTGATCCACACCGTCCACGGCGTCGGCTACGTCCTGCGCAATCCCAAGCGATGATCGGCCGGCTCTCGCTCGCCGCCCGGCTGCTGGCCATCGCGGTCGCGCTGCTGGTGGTCGGCCTGGTGGTGATCAGCTCGGTGGTGCTGCGTCAGCTCGAGACCCAGCTCATGGCGCGCGTGGACGCCCAGCTGGAGCCGATGGGCAAGGCGGCGTCCGCGATCCCGCCGGACCTGGTCGCCAAGCTGTCGCGCAGCCCGCTTCCGGCCGGGCAGTTCGACCTGATGGGGAAGGGGTTCGTGGCCTACCTGGCGGCGGACGGGTCCGTGCTCCGCGAGCTCGGCGACCTCGCCGGGCCCGCGCTGCCCCGGCTCGACAGCGCCGCGGTGGCGGCCCGCGCCGGGCAGCCGTTCACGGTGAACGGCACGGACGGCGAGGAGTGGCGGGCGGTGGCGCTGCCCCGCGCCGGCACGAACGGCCCGCGCCCCGCCTCTGGCGGCACGAGCCTCGGCCCCAGCGGTACTGGACCCGGCTCCGGCGGCACGAGCCTCGGCCCCGGCGGCACGGAACCTGGCCCCGGCGGCACGGAACCTGGCTCTGGCGGCACGAGCCTCGGCCCGGCCGGTCACACCGCGGTGGTGGCCGCGGTCTCGCTCGCCGAGCTGCACACCACGGTCGACCGACTCCGGGTGGCCTGCCTCCTCACCGGCGCCGTCCTGCTCGGCGTGCTCGCGCTCGTCGGCGGGGTCGCCATCAGGGCCGGGCTGGCTCCGCTGCGCCGGGTGGAGGAGACGGCGGCGGCCATCGCGGACGGCGACCTGACCAGGCGCGTGCCCGAGCCGGCCGGTCTGTCCACCGAGGTGGGCCGGCTGGCCCGCTCGCTCAACAAGATGCTGGCCCAGATCGAGCAGGGCGTCGCGGCGAAGGTGGAGTCGGAGGCCAGGATGCGCAGGTTCGTGGCGGACGTCAGCCACGAGCTGCGCACCCCGCTGTTCGGCATCAAGGGCTTCTCGGAGCTCTACCGCATGGGCGGCACCGAGGCGGGGCCCGCGCTGGCCCGCATCGAGAGCGAGTCGGGCCGCCTGGCCCGGCTGGTGGAGGATCTGCTGCTGCTCGCCGGCCTCGACGAGAGCGACGGGCCGGGGCTCGACCTCACCCCCATGGACCTCCGTACACTGGCCGCCGACGCCCGCCACGACTTCACCGCGCTCGCCCCGTCCAGGCCCATCGCCTTCACCGGCCCGTCCGGCGGCCCGGCGGCGTCCGCGCCCGTGCTGGGGGACGAGGCCCGCCTGCGGCAGGTGGTCAGCAACCTCGTCGGCAACGCGATCACCCACACACCCGCCGGCACTCCGGTGCGGATCGGCGTCGGGACGGACGGCGGGGAGTCGGTCCTGGTCATCGAGGACGAGGGACCCGGGCTGAGCCCCGAGGAGGAGGCCCGCGTCTTCGACCGCTTCTACCGCGCGGACGCCTCCCGCGCCCGGGCGACGGGGGGCGCGGGGCTCGGGCTGGCGATCGTCCGCTCCATCGTCACGGCCCACGGGGGGCGGGTGGAGGTCCGCTCCGCGCCGGGCAAGGGCGCGACCTTCCAGGTACGCCTCCCGACCGCCGACCCGCACTGACTCCTTCGGGCCGATCCACGAGTAGCGTTGTGGAATGTGGACGGTGACGCACCTCGCGGCCGGAGACGGGTTCTCACTGGAGCGGGTCAGGATCCGGGCCGAGAGCGAGGCGTGGTCGCCGCCCGAGGTGACGGCAACGTACCGGGTGGTGCTGGTACGAAGCGGCGCCTTCCGCGCCCGGGTGGACGATCAGGTCCTGCTGGCCGATCCCGCGCTGGCCTACCTCGGCGGGGCGGGCCAGGAGCTGAGCATCGCCCACCGTCCCGGGATCGAGGACATCTGCACGGCCGTGACCTGCTCACCTGGCCTGATGCGCGAACTGGCAGGTGACGAGCCACCGTCCGCCGTGGCGTTGCCGGTCAACGGCAGGCTCGCCCTCGCACATCGGCTGCTGGCGTCACGGGCTGGGAAGGGTGCGGATTCCCCGGAACTCGCCGAGATGGTGATCGGCCTGGTGGGCGACCTGCTCACGGCGCAGGCCGGCACGCGTCAGGCCCTGACCCGCGGCCGGGCCGCCACACTGGCGCGACGGCGGTCCTTGGTGGAGTCGGTACGCACGCTCATCGCCGACGATCTGAGCGCTTCCCTACGCGATCTGGCCCGGCGCGTCGGCTGGTCGCCCTACCACCTGAGCCGCGCCTTCCGCCAGGAGACCGGGGTGACCCTGACGGCGTACCGCAATCGCATCCGCACCATGCGCGCGCTCGAGGCCATCGAGGCGGGCCACGATGATCTGGCCTCTCTCGCCGCCGACCTGGGCTTCGCCGATCACGCCCATCTGACGCGCACGATCCGTGGGGAGTGCGGGCTCACACCAGTGGCCGTGCGCCGCCTGCTGGCGGTCCCGCCGTCCTGACGATGCGGCCTCATCCGAGCAAGGTTCTTCAAGCGGCAGCCGTACTGCGGGGACGAGACTCGGTGACGTCCGATCCCCGTACGGTGAAGGAGAAAGAGCCGATCATGATCGCCCGAGTATGGCGCGCCAGGACCACAGGCACCGCGGCGACCAGCAGATATCAGCAGGTGTTCGAGTCAGAGGTGATGCACGACCTGCGCGGCCTGCCCGGCTTCCGCGGCGCCTACCTCCTGGCCCGCCACGGCGCCGAGGCCATGGAGTTGACTACCGTCACGCTGTTCGACTCCCTGGACACCATCAAGGCGTTCACGGGCGCGGACCACACCCGCGAACGCGTCACCCCGCCGGCCCGCGCGACGCTGCTGGACTCGGACCCGCACGTCCTGCACTTCGACGTGCTGGTTCACACCCTTGTTCGTTGATCGCGTCGCGGCCCGACGAGCGCAAGGGCGGCACGTTCGAGGGTGTCGAGCCCGCCGGGCGGCAGAGCGGGATGCGTGATGAGGGCGGAGCGGAATGAGACGGCAGAGCTCCGCGCCCTTGCCGTCCTAGGAGTGCTGTCCGCCTGTCTCGTCGAACAGGTCCTCAAGGGACTGGGCCGTCACCGCACGAGTGGCCCATGATTCCAACTGGGCCAGATCAGCGCAGGTGGAGAACCGGGTGCGCATGTCATCCGAGATGTCGAAGCCGCGGGCGCCCAGCACCAGCAGAAGCATCCTGACCGCCTCCTCCGCTTTGCCCTCCGCTTTGCCTTCCGCTTGGCCGCGGCCATAGTGCTCACGAGCGAAGGGACTGTAGACGGGCCAGGTGGCGGACGTCATGATGATCTCCTCCAGGAGGCGCCGCACGTCGGGCGCGGACATGCTGTTATCAGCAGGTGTTCGAGTCAGAGGTGATGCACGACCTGCGCGGCCTGCCCGGCTTCCGCGGCGCCTACCTCCTGGCCCGCCACGGCGCCGAGGCCACGGAGCTGACGACCGTCACGCTGTTCGACTCCCTGGACACGATCAAGGCCTTCGCGGGCGCGGACCACACCCGCGAACGCGTCACCCCGCCGGCCCGCGCGACGCTACTGGACTCGGACCCGCACGTCCTGCACTTCGACGTGCTGGTTCACACCCTTGTTCGTTGATCGCGTCGCGGCTCGACGAGCGCAAGGGCGGCACGTTCGAGGGTGTCGAGCCCGCCGGGCGGCAGAGCGGGATGCGTGATGAGGGCGGAGCGGAATGAGACGGCAGAGCTCCGCGCCCTTGCCGTCCTAGGAGTGCTGTCCGCCTGTCTCGTCGAACAGGTCCTCAAGGGACTGGGCCGTCACCGCACGAGTGGCCCATGATTCCAACTGGGCCAGATCAGCGCAGGTGGAGAACCGGGTGCGCATGTCATCCGAGATGTCGAAGCCGCGGGCGCCCAGCACCAGCAGAAGCATCCTGACCGCCTCCTCCGCTTTGCCTTCCGCTTGGCCGCGGCCATAGTGCTCACGAGCGAAGGGACTGTAGACGGGCCAGGTGGCGGACGTCATGATGATCTCCTCCAGGAGGCGCCGCACGTCGGGCGCGGACATGCTGTAAGCGTATTCATAGTACTTCGTAGCGTGTTCATCGCGCAGCTCTGCCAGCGCCATGGCGAAAGCCTCCACCACCTTGCGGTCACGACCGTGGGCCATGACCGCCATGATCGCCAGCGCCGGGCGAGCCACAGCCTCCTGAGGATCAGTGATGACCGGAATGTCATCCGGCCCCAACACCTGCGCCTGCAGGCGGTAGCCGGTCAATCCGGACTCGACGGGCGGCGCGTAATGGTCGGCAACACCGCGATCGGGGCAGACGAGCAAGACCGTGACATCACAGCGCAACATGAGCCACAGGGCGGCAGCGTAGCGGGCCAATTGCTTAGGGTCCTTGGACTTGTCCTGCTGGACCTCCACGATGATGGCGTGTGCGGGGGCCTGCGGCGGTCCCAGGACAACGACCACGTCGGACTCTATGTCGTCGGAGCGGCGAGTGTTGAAGGTGGTCTTCTCCAGCCGGACCAGCGGGGTGGCGGGCAACTCGACTCCCAGAAGATCACGCAAGACCTCCACCACCAGTTGGGGACGTTCATTGAACATCTGAACGAGGGCGTCATGTCGGGGGGACGGCATGACACTTATTGTCACATGTCCAGCACCCAAAGTTACGAGAATGACCGAGAAACCGCCTTCCCTGCGCGACTGGCTACGCGTAGCGACGACTTCTCCCTCTTCGCACGCCTCTCGGGAACGCGATCGGCCGGCGAAGCGGCTTGAAGCGGGGGTTTGGGGGGCCGCGCCCCCCAATGTCACAGTCTGAGCCCTCAGGCGCGAAGCGCCCCCCCAATGTCACAGCCCGAGCCCTCAGGCGCGAAGCGCCCCCCACTGCGAGGACCGCGCCTGTAAAGCCGGGGGTTTGGGGGGCTGCGCCCCCCAATGTCACAGCCTGAACTCCCGAGCGCGAAGCGCTATTGAGCGAAGACCGTGCTTCTCCCCTGCGGCTACTTGCGCTTGTTGATTTCCTCGGTGAGCTGGGGCACGACCTGGTGGAGGTCGCCCACCACGCCGTAGTCGGCCAGCTCGAAGATCGGGGCCTCCGGGTCCTTGTTGATCGCGACGATCGTCTTCGCCGTCTGCATGCCGGCCCGGTGCTGGATGGCGCCCGAGATGCCCGCCGCGATGTACAGCTGCGGCGAGACCGTCTTGCCCGTCTGTCCCACCTGGAACTGGTGCGGGTACCAGCCCGCGTCCGTGGCGGCGCGGGAGGCGCCGACGGCGGCGCCGAGCGAGTCGGCCAGGCCCTCGATGATCGAGAAGTTGTCGGCGGAGCCGACGCCGCGCCCGCCCGAGACCACGATCGCGGCCTCCGTCAGCTCCGGCCGGGCGCCCTTCTCCTGCTTGACCCGCTCGACGATGCGGGCCGCCTTGGCGGCGTCGGACAGGGTGACCGACACCTCCTCCTCGGCGCCCGCGGCGGGGGCGGCCTCGGGGGCGGTGGAGTTGGGGCGTACGGCGACGATCGGCGTGCCCTTGCTCACCTTGGACTGCACGTTGATGCCGCCGCCGAAGATCGACTGGTCGGCGACGAAGCCCTCGCCCAGGCCCACGGCGTCGGTGATGACGCCGGAGTCGGTCTTGACGGCCAGGCGACCGGCGACCTCCTTGCCCTCGGACGTGGCGGCCACGAGCACGGCGGCCGGGGAGGTGGCGGCGACGAGCTGGGCGAGCAGCTCGGCCTTGGGCGCGACCACGTAGTCGACGATGTCGCTCGACGCGGCGACGTAGATCTTGTCAGCGCCGTACTCGGCGAGCCTGGCCTTGGCCTCGGCGGTGAGGCCGGGGCCCGCCCAGACGGCGGAGGGGGTGCCGAGCGAGCGGGCCAGGGTCAGCAGCTCCAGCGTGACCTTCTTGACCTCGCCTTCGACCTGCTCGACGAGAACGAGAATCTCCGACATATCAGCAAAACTCCCGTTCTCAGATGAACTTCTTGGACGCGAGGTAGTCGGCGGCCTTCGCGCCACCGTCGCCCTCGTCCTTGACGATCGTGCCGGCCACGCGCGGCGGGGCGGCGGCGAAGTCGACGACCGAGGACCACGCGGCGGCCAGGCCCACCTGGGCGGCGTCGATGGAGGCGTCGCCGATGGCCAGCGTCTCGACCGGCTTCTTCTTGGCGGCCATGATGCCCTTGAACGACGGGTAGCGCGGCTCGTTGATCTTCTCGACCACGGAGACGACGGCCGGCAGCGTGGCCTCGACCTTGTCGAAGCCGTAGTCGGTGATGCGCTGGATCGCGATCGAGGAGCCCTCGACGTCGACCTTGTTGGCCAGCGTGAGCTGCGGGGTGCCGAGGCGCTCGGCCAGCATCGCGGCCAGCACGCCGGTGCGCGCGTCAGTGGACTCGGAGCCCAGGATGACCAGGTCGAACCCGATCTTCTTGAGCACCTGCGCCATCGCGTACGAGGTGGACAGCGCGTCGGAGCCGTGCAGCGCGTCGTCGCTGAGGTGGACGGCCTTGTCGGCGCCCATGGCCAGCGCCTTGCGGATGGTCTCGGTGGCCTTGCCGGGGCCCATGGTGAGCACGGTCACCTCACCACCGTGGGCCTCCTTGAGCCGCAGCGCCTCCTCGACCGCGTACTCGTCAAGCTCGTTGACCACGCCGTCGACGGCGTCGCGGTCGAGCGTCTTGTCATCGGACCGCAGCTTGCGCTCGGTCGCAGTGTCGGGGACCTGCTTCACGCAGACGACGATGTTCATGGCCGGTGGCCGACCTCCCGTGTTCGCGTGCGCGACCGCCTCGTTGCGGCCGGCGCCGAATGCAATGCTGTCCAGACTGCCAGGTGCCCACCGGGCCACTGACAGAGGGTCTGCCCAAGCTTTCGGGAGTTATGTTACCCGTCAGTAGCTTCACTGCAAACCCGCAGCTACCCACTATACAGAACTTTGTTCGGTCTAGGCCGAGAGCAGGAACACGACCCCCACCACGAGTGCCGTACCCGCGAACAGCGCCAGCGTGAACGTGCTGAACACCGCCGCCAGCCCGAAACACAGTCCCACGGCCCCCGCCACGCTGACCAGGTCCGTGATCATGCGGCTGCGCCGGAACAGGCTCTTCGAGAACAACGCCACGCCCGCGTCGGCCACCACAGCCAGCGCGTACGCCGCCAGCATGAACAACGCCACCTCGGGCAGCGGCTCACGCGCGGCGGCGGCCAGCAGCGACACGAACAGTCCCGAGCCGATCAGCCAGCGCCTGCGCACCTTCTCCCGGTGCCTGGCCCTGGACTCCTCCACCGACCTGCGCGGCCCTCCCTTGCCCGGCCGCCACTCCCTCGTTTCCAGGTCGTCGGCGAGGCTCATCGCCCGGGGCGGGACGTGGCGTACGTGGGAGACCGGCTCGACCCCCAGCCTGGCGCAGAGCTGCGCGGCCGTCGGCCGCGCGGCGGGGTCGGTGGACAGGCACTCGCGTAACAGCGGCGCCAGCCACTCGGGCACGCCCTCCAGGTCGGGCGAATGGTGCACCACCCGGTACGCCACCGCGGAGGCGGGCCCCTGCCCGTACGGCTGCCGCCCGGTCGCCGCGTACGCCAGCGTCGCCCCGAAGGAGAACACGTCGGCCTCCATGCCCGCGCTCTTGCCCTCCAGCACCTCGGGGGCCAGGTAGCCGGGCGTGCCCACCACGGCGCCGGAGGCCGTGACCGACAGCGAGTCGAGCGCGCTGGCGATGCCGAAGTCGATGACGACGGGCTCGCCCTCGGCCATCATCACGTTAGCCGGTTTGAGATCGCGGTGCACCACGCCGGACTCGTGCATGGCGAGCAGCGCGTCGGCCAGCCCGGCGGCCAGCCGGCGCAGGTCGGCCACGGGCACGGGCACGGCGCTGAGCGGGCGGCCCTGGACGTAGCGGGTCACGAGGTAGGGCCGGCCGCCATCGAGCGAGGCGTCGAGCACTTCGGCCACGTGCGGCCCGCCGACCCGGCGCATGGTCTCCACCTCGCGCGCCAGCCGGGCCAGCGCCCCGCCGTCGGCGGTGACGTGGGGGTGGAGCACCTTGACCGCGACCGTCCGGCCCTCGGCGTCGAGGGCGAGATGCACCTCGCCGAACCCGCCCGCCCCGAGCTTGGAAAGAAGCTCATACGGGCCGAGGTGCTCGCTCATACCTCATCTCTCCCCCCGAGATCCCATGGGGACACTCAGGACCAGGGAGTCAGGAACCCCAGCCCGAGGTCGCTGAGCAGGCTGTCGATCAGCCCGGTGATCAGCCCGATCGTGCTCTGCCTGGCGTTGCCCGCCAGCTCGTCGATGACCGACTCCGGCGCCTGCCACGGATACCACACCGCGTCCTGCCCCAGCGCGAACATCACCGCGAACAGCGCCGCCGTGCCCACCAGCACGACCGCGACCAGCGCCGCACCGGGGCTGCGCAGCACGCCGGTCAGCGTACGGGTGACGGCCTGGCGCGGCGCGCCGCCGCCCGGCAGCACGAACAGGCCGCCCGCGAAGGCGCCCGCCGCGAACGAGGCGGCCACGTTGACGCTCATCCCGCCCACCCAGTGGAGCAGGCCCCAGACGCACAGCCCGAACAGCAGCGCCAGCGGCACGTGCACCGCCGTCACGAGCGCGGACTTGACCAGCGCCCAGGGCGTGCCGACGACCGCCAGCAGCGGGTCGGCCGAGCTGCTGCCGCGCATCTGGCGCCGCTTGACCAGGTCGCCGAAGAGGTATTCGCCGAGCCTCAGCACCAGCGCGAGCGCGACGGCGATCGCGCCCACCATGACCGGCATCATGACGGTCAGCGCGACCAGCGTGACCAGCAGGAGCAGGCCCACGACCTGGCTGCCGAACAGGTATCTCTTCCGCTCGGACGGCGGGGTGTACTGAGGCGGCGGGGTGTAGGGCCTGACCTGCGACGGCGAGGTGGGC
This region includes:
- a CDS encoding response regulator transcription factor; translation: MGERLLVVDDEPTVKELLSATLRFAGFTVSSADNGAQALESARRDPPDLVLLDVMLPDLDGFEVIRRLRSLPRGGGRPGPVPVLFLTARDATADKINGLRLGGDDYVTKPFDLEELLARIRAILRRTGAAPGDSTLVVGDLEVDPDGHQVTRAGRPVRLSPTEFRLLLHLVLNAGRVLPKSQILEHVWRYDFAGDTSIVDTYVSYLRRKLDVGEPKLIHTVHGVGYVLRNPKR
- a CDS encoding sensor histidine kinase; the encoded protein is MIGRLSLAARLLAIAVALLVVGLVVISSVVLRQLETQLMARVDAQLEPMGKAASAIPPDLVAKLSRSPLPAGQFDLMGKGFVAYLAADGSVLRELGDLAGPALPRLDSAAVAARAGQPFTVNGTDGEEWRAVALPRAGTNGPRPASGGTSLGPSGTGPGSGGTSLGPGGTEPGPGGTEPGSGGTSLGPAGHTAVVAAVSLAELHTTVDRLRVACLLTGAVLLGVLALVGGVAIRAGLAPLRRVEETAAAIADGDLTRRVPEPAGLSTEVGRLARSLNKMLAQIEQGVAAKVESEARMRRFVADVSHELRTPLFGIKGFSELYRMGGTEAGPALARIESESGRLARLVEDLLLLAGLDESDGPGLDLTPMDLRTLAADARHDFTALAPSRPIAFTGPSGGPAASAPVLGDEARLRQVVSNLVGNAITHTPAGTPVRIGVGTDGGESVLVIEDEGPGLSPEEEARVFDRFYRADASRARATGGAGLGLAIVRSIVTAHGGRVEVRSAPGKGATFQVRLPTADPH
- a CDS encoding helix-turn-helix domain-containing protein; translated protein: MWTVTHLAAGDGFSLERVRIRAESEAWSPPEVTATYRVVLVRSGAFRARVDDQVLLADPALAYLGGAGQELSIAHRPGIEDICTAVTCSPGLMRELAGDEPPSAVALPVNGRLALAHRLLASRAGKGADSPELAEMVIGLVGDLLTAQAGTRQALTRGRAATLARRRSLVESVRTLIADDLSASLRDLARRVGWSPYHLSRAFRQETGVTLTAYRNRIRTMRALEAIEAGHDDLASLAADLGFADHAHLTRTIRGECGLTPVAVRRLLAVPPS
- a CDS encoding antibiotic biosynthesis monooxygenase; the protein is MTSDPRTVKEKEPIMIARVWRARTTGTAATSRYQQVFESEVMHDLRGLPGFRGAYLLARHGAEAMELTTVTLFDSLDTIKAFTGADHTRERVTPPARATLLDSDPHVLHFDVLVHTLVR
- a CDS encoding antibiotic biosynthesis monooxygenase is translated as MFESEVMHDLRGLPGFRGAYLLARHGAEATELTTVTLFDSLDTIKAFAGADHTRERVTPPARATLLDSDPHVLHFDVLVHTLVR
- a CDS encoding electron transfer flavoprotein subunit alpha/FixB family protein, which gives rise to MSEILVLVEQVEGEVKKVTLELLTLARSLGTPSAVWAGPGLTAEAKARLAEYGADKIYVAASSDIVDYVVAPKAELLAQLVAATSPAAVLVAATSEGKEVAGRLAVKTDSGVITDAVGLGEGFVADQSIFGGGINVQSKVSKGTPIVAVRPNSTAPEAAPAAGAEEEVSVTLSDAAKAARIVERVKQEKGARPELTEAAIVVSGGRGVGSADNFSIIEGLADSLGAAVGASRAATDAGWYPHQFQVGQTGKTVSPQLYIAAGISGAIQHRAGMQTAKTIVAINKDPEAPIFELADYGVVGDLHQVVPQLTEEINKRK
- a CDS encoding electron transfer flavoprotein subunit beta/FixA family protein, whose translation is MNIVVCVKQVPDTATERKLRSDDKTLDRDAVDGVVNELDEYAVEEALRLKEAHGGEVTVLTMGPGKATETIRKALAMGADKAVHLSDDALHGSDALSTSYAMAQVLKKIGFDLVILGSESTDARTGVLAAMLAERLGTPQLTLANKVDVEGSSIAIQRITDYGFDKVEATLPAVVSVVEKINEPRYPSFKGIMAAKKKPVETLAIGDASIDAAQVGLAAAWSSVVDFAAAPPRVAGTIVKDEGDGGAKAADYLASKKFI
- a CDS encoding serine/threonine-protein kinase, yielding MSEHLGPYELLSKLGAGGFGEVHLALDAEGRTVAVKVLHPHVTADGGALARLAREVETMRRVGGPHVAEVLDASLDGGRPYLVTRYVQGRPLSAVPVPVADLRRLAAGLADALLAMHESGVVHRDLKPANVMMAEGEPVVIDFGIASALDSLSVTASGAVVGTPGYLAPEVLEGKSAGMEADVFSFGATLAYAATGRQPYGQGPASAVAYRVVHHSPDLEGVPEWLAPLLRECLSTDPAARPTAAQLCARLGVEPVSHVRHVPPRAMSLADDLETREWRPGKGGPRRSVEESRARHREKVRRRWLIGSGLFVSLLAAAAREPLPEVALFMLAAYALAVVADAGVALFSKSLFRRSRMITDLVSVAGAVGLCFGLAAVFSTFTLALFAGTALVVGVVFLLSA